A genome region from Lysobacterales bacterium includes the following:
- a CDS encoding superoxide dismutase, translating into MAIELPPLPYPRDALQPHISAETLDFHYGKHHQTYVDNLNKQIAGTPFADLGLEEIVKTSSGGMFNNAAQVWNHSFYWECMSPNGGGAPTGKLARAIDSAFGSFDQFKEQFTQTALGTFGSGWAWLVQRPDGQLALVSTSNAATPLTGTDTALLTCDVWEHAYYVDYRNARAKYVEAFWNLVDWSAVAGRMR; encoded by the coding sequence ATGGCCATCGAACTGCCGCCCCTGCCCTATCCGCGCGACGCCCTGCAGCCGCACATCTCGGCCGAGACGCTGGACTTCCACTACGGCAAGCACCACCAGACCTACGTGGACAACCTCAACAAGCAGATCGCCGGCACGCCGTTCGCCGACCTGGGCCTGGAGGAGATCGTCAAGACCTCCTCGGGAGGCATGTTCAACAACGCTGCCCAGGTCTGGAACCACAGCTTCTATTGGGAGTGCATGTCGCCCAACGGTGGTGGTGCGCCGACCGGCAAGCTGGCCCGGGCGATCGACAGTGCCTTCGGCAGCTTCGACCAGTTCAAGGAGCAGTTCACGCAGACCGCGCTGGGCACTTTCGGCTCGGGCTGGGCCTGGCTGGTGCAGCGCCCCGATGGCCAGCTCGCCCTGGTCTCGACCAGCAATGCCGCGACGCCGCTGACCGGCACGGACACTGCGCTGCTCACCTGCGACGTCTGGGAGCACGCCTACTACGTCGACTACCGCAACGCCCGCGCCAAGTACGTCGAGGCGTTCTGGAATCTGGTCGACTGGTCGGCCGTTGCCGGTCGGATGCGCTGA
- a CDS encoding ABC transporter ATP-binding protein has product MSAEALPDPAAAGSIRPTALAVEAVDVSLAGTPVLVGATLALARGELGCLLGPSGCGKTTLLRAIAGLQAVDAGCIQLDGNTLSRPGRTVPPERRGVGLVFQDLALFPHLDVAANVGFGLHRLDRGERRARVDALLATLSLAGLAGRFPHELSGGQQQRVAIARALAPQPALLLLDEPFSSLDAGLRKELRGHLRATLRELGCTALLVTHDQEEAMAFADRVAVLRDGRVVQFDTPWQLYHRPADAGVAGFVGEGVLLPAWQSAGAWHCALGPLPGTLAVSTSGPARVLVRPDDLVADPASAVRARVERVEFRGAEELVELRLAGGERVLALWPSHERTLPGQETGVLLRVPHVVLFPG; this is encoded by the coding sequence ATGAGCGCCGAAGCCCTTCCCGACCCGGCCGCCGCCGGCAGTATCCGGCCCACCGCGCTGGCCGTCGAGGCCGTGGATGTCTCGCTGGCCGGTACCCCGGTACTGGTCGGCGCGACGCTGGCCCTGGCCCGCGGCGAACTGGGCTGCCTGCTCGGCCCGAGCGGCTGCGGCAAGACCACCCTGTTGCGGGCCATCGCAGGCCTGCAGGCGGTCGACGCCGGCTGCATCCAGCTGGACGGCAACACCCTCAGCCGACCCGGCAGGACGGTGCCGCCGGAGCGACGCGGTGTAGGTCTGGTGTTTCAGGACCTGGCCCTGTTCCCGCACCTTGACGTCGCGGCGAATGTCGGCTTCGGCCTGCACCGCCTGGATCGCGGCGAACGTCGCGCCCGGGTCGACGCGCTTCTGGCCACCCTGTCGCTTGCCGGCCTGGCCGGCCGGTTTCCACACGAGCTCTCGGGCGGCCAGCAGCAGCGCGTCGCGATCGCCCGTGCGCTGGCCCCGCAGCCGGCGCTGCTGTTGCTCGACGAACCCTTTTCCAGTCTCGACGCCGGCTTGCGCAAGGAACTGCGCGGTCACTTGCGGGCCACCTTGCGCGAGCTCGGATGCACGGCGCTGCTGGTGACCCACGACCAGGAGGAGGCGATGGCGTTCGCCGACCGGGTCGCGGTGCTGCGCGATGGCCGGGTCGTGCAGTTCGACACGCCATGGCAGCTCTACCACCGGCCGGCCGACGCGGGGGTCGCCGGCTTCGTCGGCGAGGGGGTGCTGTTGCCGGCCTGGCAATCCGCCGGCGCCTGGCACTGTGCGCTGGGCCCGCTGCCGGGCACGCTCGCGGTATCGACCAGTGGTCCGGCGCGGGTGCTGGTCCGTCCGGACGACCTGGTCGCCGATCCGGCCTCGGCCGTGCGCGCGCGTGTCGAGCGCGTCGAGTTCCGCGGCGCCGAAGAGCTGGTGGAATTGCGGCTGGCCGGCGGCGAGCGGGTGCTTGCGCTGTGGCCGAGCCATGAGCGCACCCTGCCCGGTCAGGAAACCGGCGTCCTGCTCCGGGTTCCCCACGTGGTCCTGTTTCCCGGCTGA
- the nadC gene encoding carboxylating nicotinate-nucleotide diphosphorylase: MCPPSDAEIDADVARALAEDVGAGDLSAALLPDRPARARIISREAATVAGLPWALRCFGSLDPQARFRLAIRDGEAIGPGGILLDIEASARALVSAERCALNFLQTLSGTASETARHVAALAGTGTRVLDTRKTLPGLRLAQKYAVRAGGGENHRMGLYDAVLLKENHIAAAGSIAAAVAAARQSGAGRFIEVEVEDLDELHQAIEAGAERIMLDEFAPEALAEAVALARGRAKLEVSGSLTAGRLAGIAALGVDYVSVGGLTKHVRAIDLSMRLDPRTG, encoded by the coding sequence CTGTGCCCGCCATCCGACGCCGAGATCGACGCTGATGTCGCGCGGGCCTTGGCCGAGGACGTGGGGGCCGGCGACCTCAGCGCCGCCCTGCTGCCGGACCGTCCGGCACGGGCCCGGATCATCAGCCGGGAGGCGGCTACGGTGGCCGGCCTGCCCTGGGCGCTGCGCTGCTTCGGCAGCCTGGATCCTCAGGCCCGCTTCCGGCTCGCGATCCGCGACGGCGAAGCGATCGGGCCGGGCGGCATCCTCCTGGACATAGAGGCCAGCGCCCGCGCCCTGGTCAGCGCCGAGCGCTGCGCCCTGAACTTCCTGCAGACCCTGTCCGGCACGGCCAGCGAGACCGCTCGCCACGTCGCTGCCCTGGCCGGCACCGGCACCCGCGTCCTGGATACCCGGAAGACCCTGCCCGGACTGCGGCTTGCGCAGAAGTACGCGGTCCGCGCAGGCGGCGGAGAGAACCATCGCATGGGCCTGTACGACGCCGTGCTGCTCAAGGAGAACCATATCGCCGCGGCCGGATCGATCGCCGCCGCGGTGGCCGCGGCACGGCAATCGGGCGCCGGTCGATTCATCGAGGTCGAAGTGGAGGACCTCGACGAACTGCACCAGGCGATCGAGGCCGGCGCGGAGCGCATCATGCTGGACGAGTTCGCACCGGAGGCCCTGGCCGAGGCGGTGGCGCTCGCCCGCGGCCGGGCGAAGCTCGAGGTGTCCGGCAGCCTCACCGCCGGCAGGCTGGCGGGCATCGCGGCCCTGGGCGTGGACTACGTGTCCGTTGGCGGTCTCACCAAGCATGTCCGCGCGATCGACCTGTCGATGCGGCTGGACCCGCGAACGGGCTGA
- the purE gene encoding 5-(carboxyamino)imidazole ribonucleotide mutase, with translation MDTVRVGVVMGSKSDWDTLRHAVAMLERLGVGHEVRVVSAHRTPDLLFDYADSAQGRGLRAIIAGAGGAAHLPGMLAAKTAVPVLGVPVQSAALNGLDSLLSIVQMPGGVPVATFAIGKAGAVNAALFAAALLAADHPAVADALAAFRHDQTAAVLADPDPRGAA, from the coding sequence ATGGACACGGTCAGAGTCGGCGTGGTGATGGGTTCGAAATCCGACTGGGACACCCTGCGCCACGCGGTGGCCATGCTCGAGCGCCTGGGCGTCGGCCACGAGGTGCGCGTGGTGTCCGCGCACCGCACGCCCGACCTGCTCTTCGACTATGCGGACTCGGCCCAGGGGCGCGGACTGCGTGCGATCATCGCAGGCGCCGGCGGCGCCGCCCACCTGCCCGGCATGCTGGCAGCCAAGACGGCGGTGCCGGTACTTGGCGTCCCGGTGCAGTCAGCCGCCCTGAACGGCCTGGACTCCCTGCTGTCGATCGTGCAGATGCCTGGCGGCGTTCCGGTGGCCACCTTCGCGATCGGCAAGGCCGGTGCAGTCAACGCCGCGCTGTTCGCAGCCGCGCTGCTGGCCGCCGACCACCCGGCAGTGGCGGACGCCCTCGCAGCCTTCCGTCACGACCAGACAGCCGCAGTCCTGGCCGACCCGGATCCGCGCGGCGCGGCATGA
- a CDS encoding 5-(carboxyamino)imidazole ribonucleotide synthase: protein MTTLGILGGGQLARMLALAALPLGVRVLVLDQSGDACAGEVATLLEADYTDEAALAEFAQLVDVVTFDFENVPAPSADWLAARVPVFPNPGALATAQDRLSEKTLFRELGLDTAAFAAVDDRAGLDAAVALVGLPAILKTRRLGYDGKGQVRLRAPEDVEAAWQSLGAGRVPLILEAFVPFRRELSVIAVRSRDGEVRTWPLTRNWHEDGILSLSLAPVPAGRDLQDQATAFARKVAQRLDYVGVFALELFEHEGRLLGNEMAPRVHNSGHWTIEGAVTSQFENHLRAVLGLPLGDTSLREPSAMLNFIGALPDRAAGLSVPGLHWHDYGKRERPGRKVGHATLSAPDMDRLLARLEQAATVLGHPGWQPGGLGLD, encoded by the coding sequence ATGACCACGCTCGGCATCCTCGGCGGCGGCCAGCTGGCCCGCATGCTGGCGCTCGCGGCGTTGCCGCTGGGCGTGCGTGTGCTGGTGCTGGACCAGAGCGGCGACGCCTGCGCCGGCGAGGTCGCGACCCTGCTCGAGGCCGACTACACCGACGAAGCCGCGCTGGCGGAATTCGCGCAACTGGTCGATGTCGTCACCTTCGACTTCGAGAATGTGCCGGCGCCCAGCGCGGACTGGCTGGCGGCGCGGGTGCCGGTTTTCCCCAACCCTGGCGCCCTGGCGACCGCGCAGGACCGTCTCAGCGAGAAGACCCTGTTCCGCGAACTTGGCCTGGATACCGCCGCGTTCGCCGCGGTGGACGACCGCGCCGGGCTGGATGCCGCGGTTGCCCTGGTCGGCCTTCCGGCCATCCTCAAGACGCGGCGCCTGGGCTATGACGGCAAGGGCCAGGTCCGACTGCGCGCCCCCGAGGACGTCGAGGCGGCCTGGCAGTCGCTGGGCGCCGGGCGTGTACCGCTGATCCTCGAGGCCTTCGTGCCGTTCCGCCGGGAGCTGTCGGTGATCGCCGTGCGCAGCAGGGACGGCGAGGTGCGGACCTGGCCGCTGACGCGCAACTGGCACGAGGACGGCATCCTGTCGCTGAGCCTGGCGCCGGTCCCGGCCGGACGGGACCTGCAGGACCAGGCCACGGCGTTCGCCCGTAAGGTCGCGCAGCGGCTGGACTATGTCGGCGTGTTCGCTCTGGAGCTGTTCGAGCACGAGGGCCGCCTGCTCGGCAACGAGATGGCGCCTCGGGTTCACAACTCCGGCCACTGGACGATCGAGGGCGCGGTCACCAGCCAGTTCGAGAACCACCTGCGCGCCGTGCTGGGCCTGCCACTTGGCGACACCAGCCTTCGCGAGCCCTCGGCGATGCTGAACTTCATCGGCGCCCTCCCCGACCGGGCGGCCGGCCTGTCGGTACCGGGCCTGCACTGGCACGACTACGGCAAGCGCGAACGCCCGGGGCGCAAGGTCGGTCACGCCACCCTGTCGGCACCCGACATGGACCGCCTTCTGGCCCGTCTCGAACAGGCCGCCACGGTGCTGGGCCACCCCGGTTGGCAACCCGGTGGACTCGGCCTGGACTGA
- a CDS encoding peptidyl-prolyl cis-trans isomerase, with product MIRNLLLAAALALPLAAAAQDADPQVVLRTTMGDITLELDKRSAPVTVDNFLKYVQAGHYDGTIFHRVIDNFMIQGGGYTTELTGKGTRAAIMNEAPNGLKNTRGTIAMARTADPHSATAQFFINVVDNPALDHIATTDSRSWGYAVFGKVVSGMDVVDAIKAVPTRQQGMMENLPVEPVLIEKAELVGAQAGAEAGE from the coding sequence ATGATCAGGAACCTGTTGCTCGCCGCCGCCCTCGCCCTGCCCCTCGCCGCCGCCGCCCAGGATGCCGATCCGCAGGTCGTGCTCAGGACGACGATGGGCGATATCACGCTGGAGCTGGACAAGCGCAGCGCGCCGGTCACCGTCGACAATTTCCTCAAGTACGTCCAGGCCGGCCATTACGACGGCACCATCTTCCACCGGGTCATCGACAACTTCATGATCCAGGGCGGCGGCTACACCACCGAACTGACCGGCAAGGGCACCCGGGCGGCGATCATGAACGAGGCCCCCAACGGCCTGAAGAACACTCGCGGCACGATCGCCATGGCGCGCACCGCCGACCCGCACTCCGCGACCGCGCAGTTCTTCATCAACGTGGTCGACAACCCGGCCCTCGACCATATCGCGACCACCGATTCGCGCAGCTGGGGCTATGCCGTGTTCGGCAAGGTCGTGTCCGGCATGGACGTGGTCGACGCGATCAAGGCGGTGCCGACCCGCCAGCAGGGCATGATGGAGAACCTGCCGGTCGAGCCGGTGCTGATCGAGAAGGCCGAGCTGGTCGGCGCCCAGGCCGGCGCCGAAGCGGGAGAGTGA
- a CDS encoding UDP-2,3-diacylglucosamine diphosphatase, which translates to MTCVFISDLHLDEAEPTRTTAFESYLAGLPAGTRALYILGDLFESWIGDDDDAGLPARVAQALRTLADRGVAVHFMAGNRDFALGPDYAARAGMTLIADPTRIDLAGAPALLMHGDTLCTDDTAYQAFRAQVRDPAWLAGMLAQPLDVRRAYAARARAGSRAHAAGAPETIMDVNADAVAQAFRAHDVDLLIHGHTHRPAVHHDDVDGRTCRRIVLGDWYDQGTVLQVEDDGRMQLARIDHAGT; encoded by the coding sequence ATGACCTGCGTGTTCATCTCCGACCTGCACCTGGACGAGGCGGAGCCGACCCGGACCACCGCATTCGAGTCCTACCTGGCTGGCCTGCCCGCCGGCACCCGTGCCCTGTACATCCTCGGCGACCTGTTCGAATCGTGGATCGGCGACGACGACGACGCCGGTCTGCCGGCACGGGTCGCGCAGGCGTTGCGGACTCTTGCGGACCGCGGCGTGGCCGTGCACTTCATGGCAGGAAACCGCGATTTCGCGCTTGGGCCCGACTACGCGGCGCGCGCCGGAATGACGCTGATCGCCGACCCGACCCGGATCGACCTCGCCGGCGCCCCCGCCCTGCTCATGCACGGCGACACGCTGTGCACCGACGATACCGCCTACCAGGCGTTCCGCGCCCAGGTCCGCGATCCGGCCTGGCTGGCCGGCATGCTGGCCCAGCCCCTGGACGTCCGGCGGGCCTATGCTGCCCGCGCCCGCGCGGGCAGCCGCGCGCACGCCGCAGGCGCCCCGGAGACCATCATGGACGTCAATGCCGACGCGGTCGCCCAGGCGTTCCGCGCGCACGACGTCGACCTGCTCATCCACGGCCATACCCACCGCCCGGCCGTCCACCACGACGACGTCGATGGCCGCACCTGCCGACGCATCGTGCTGGGCGACTGGTACGACCAGGGTACCGTCCTGCAGGTCGAGGACGACGGTCGCATGCAGCTGGCCCGTATCGACCACGCCGGGACTTGA
- a CDS encoding LOG family protein, which produces MALLPTVDATIVPRGGLDMLSRQEVARLRDASRTGLHELLRRCALAVMTSGGVGDDARALLECYHDFDIEVLQRDRGVQLRLSNAPASAFVDGRIVRGVAELLSAVVRDIVHVAMDIQANPQFDLQSSAGLTNAVFELLRNAGVMRTGVEPNLVVCWGGHSISRQEYDYDKAVGYHLGLRGLDICTGCGAGAMKAPMKGAAVGHQKQRIGKARYIGITEPGIIAAESPNPMVNNLVIMPDIEKRLEAFVRLGHGIIVFPGGVGTAEEILYLLGILLHPDNEGLPYPLVFAGPAHSAAYFEQIDRFLRLALGDAVAQRYQIIIDDPDRTARVIEQGIRKVRDFRIAKQDAFFFNWRLAIPEDFQHPFVPTHEAMAGLRLHRDREKHLLAADLRRAFSGIVAGNVKVEGIQAIERHGKFEITGDAELMAAMDAMLADFVAQHRMKLPGGKAYEPTYRLVW; this is translated from the coding sequence ATGGCCCTGCTGCCCACCGTAGACGCAACCATCGTGCCGCGCGGCGGCCTCGACATGCTGTCCCGTCAGGAGGTCGCGCGCCTGCGCGACGCCAGCCGAACCGGGCTTCACGAGCTGCTGCGCCGCTGCGCGCTGGCGGTGATGACCTCAGGCGGCGTCGGCGACGATGCCCGCGCCCTGCTCGAGTGCTACCACGACTTCGACATCGAGGTGCTGCAGCGCGACCGCGGCGTGCAGCTGCGGCTGAGCAACGCGCCGGCCAGCGCCTTCGTCGATGGGCGGATCGTGCGAGGCGTGGCCGAGCTGCTCAGTGCCGTGGTCCGCGACATCGTCCATGTCGCCATGGATATCCAGGCGAATCCGCAGTTCGACCTGCAGTCCTCGGCGGGGCTGACCAACGCGGTTTTCGAACTGCTGCGCAACGCCGGGGTGATGCGCACCGGTGTCGAGCCCAACCTGGTGGTCTGCTGGGGCGGGCATTCGATATCGCGGCAGGAATACGACTACGACAAGGCGGTGGGCTACCACCTGGGCCTGCGCGGTCTGGACATCTGCACCGGCTGCGGCGCCGGCGCCATGAAGGCGCCAATGAAGGGCGCCGCGGTCGGCCACCAGAAGCAGCGCATCGGCAAGGCCCGGTACATCGGCATCACCGAGCCCGGCATCATTGCCGCTGAATCGCCCAACCCCATGGTCAACAATCTGGTGATCATGCCGGACATCGAGAAGCGCCTGGAAGCCTTCGTCCGGCTCGGCCACGGCATCATCGTGTTTCCGGGCGGCGTCGGCACCGCCGAGGAGATCCTCTACCTGCTCGGCATCCTGCTGCACCCGGATAACGAGGGCTTGCCGTATCCCCTGGTGTTCGCCGGTCCGGCGCATTCGGCCGCTTACTTCGAGCAAATCGACCGTTTCCTGCGCCTGGCACTGGGCGACGCAGTCGCGCAGCGCTACCAGATCATCATCGACGACCCTGACCGGACCGCGCGGGTGATCGAACAGGGGATACGCAAGGTCAGGGACTTCCGGATCGCCAAGCAGGACGCCTTCTTCTTCAACTGGCGCCTGGCCATCCCTGAGGATTTCCAGCACCCGTTCGTGCCGACCCACGAGGCGATGGCCGGGCTGCGCCTGCACCGCGACCGCGAGAAGCACCTGCTGGCGGCGGACTTGCGGCGCGCCTTCTCGGGCATCGTCGCCGGCAACGTCAAGGTCGAGGGCATCCAGGCGATCGAGCGGCACGGCAAGTTCGAGATCACCGGCGACGCCGAGCTGATGGCGGCCATGGATGCCATGCTCGCCGACTTCGTCGCGCAGCACCGCATGAAGTTGCCCGGCGGCAAGGCCTACGAACCAACCTATCGCCTGGTCTGGTAG
- a CDS encoding TonB-dependent receptor, with protein sequence MFMPKKAKLALALSVALATAAPVFAQSTAAGLGGQIFSSTGELVEGATVEIVHVPTGTRSVVTTDANGRYNARGLRVGGPYTITVSKDGRTAVEENVFLTLADVAAVTVVLDDPAATLATVSVVGSIYAGGDIFMPDRIGAKTNVTQDQIEALPSIRRSLEDYVRLDPRIVQVDKERGGISAGGQNNRYNNIRIDGVPTNDQFGLNDSGLPALNQPISIDWIQEFNIGISDYDVTQKDFVGANINAVTKSGTNEFTGGIYGVYRDKDMIRKRDDRGAQFRGFSDEWTAGAYVGGPIIKDTLFFFLGYEEFERSSPGPTTGIQGSGATNIVNISAAELAQIRQIAAGYGLSDIGSEVAPGSVPNTDEKIFARIDWNINDDHRAAFRYNKTEGSTLRFNTGTNQIQLDSNRFTDNISFENYAFLLYSDWSDIFSSEFNMSYAEYRSLPTVNSLFPQVTVNVRPGASVVFGRERSRHANQLEVDTWTGYWAGDVFLGDHTVRFGLDYERNDIYNLFLQDVFGNYTFANIDQFAAGNWQNYRIQQPRNGNINSVAASFKVENLGFFLQDTWAVTPNLNVLYGFRVDRSKFPDAPAENALFRQVYGIDNRNTPSGNTVQPRAGFNYTFNTERQTQLRGGFGLFQGSPPGVWLSNSYSNPGVLVDDYTRTNGSGVSFDPNNPLLPGGAAAAAQLVNALSADFQQPTVWKMNLAFERELPWLGLVGGIEALWVKTEEAVAFTQLNLGTPTGRLPDGRMSYWRNTNPANFTATGFTNATGQRANRDTRFTDAILLENTGKGEATNYTLSLEKPWQDNWYAKLAYTYGESNENSPGTSSVAFSNYSNRAVFNQNEIEANTANYEFRHRFTSAFSYRWNFFSNANTTFSMFHESRSGRPFSYTFIGDANGDQVNGNDLFFIPNRGDVQLVGTDAAQAAFWNYIENTRGLRENQGSVARRNANRAPWMHQIDLRISQDIPFFWDTKGQIYLDILNVSNLINKDWGHIDEVAFPYNLGVARFRGVNDQGQYVYDVSNFATGQPSLIRKDVSGESRWAAQIGFRFEF encoded by the coding sequence ATGTTCATGCCCAAGAAAGCCAAGCTCGCCCTGGCGCTCTCCGTCGCGCTCGCGACCGCCGCGCCGGTGTTCGCCCAGAGCACCGCCGCCGGTCTCGGTGGCCAGATCTTCTCCAGCACCGGCGAGCTGGTCGAAGGCGCCACGGTCGAGATCGTGCACGTGCCCACCGGCACCCGCTCGGTGGTCACCACCGATGCCAACGGCCGCTACAACGCACGCGGCCTGCGCGTCGGCGGTCCCTACACGATCACGGTGAGCAAGGACGGCCGCACCGCCGTCGAGGAGAACGTGTTCCTGACCCTGGCCGATGTCGCCGCGGTCACCGTGGTGCTCGACGATCCCGCTGCGACCCTGGCCACGGTCTCCGTGGTGGGCTCGATCTACGCCGGCGGCGACATCTTCATGCCGGACCGGATCGGCGCCAAGACCAACGTCACCCAGGATCAGATCGAGGCACTTCCCTCCATCCGCCGCTCGCTCGAGGACTACGTCCGCCTCGATCCGCGCATCGTCCAGGTCGACAAGGAGCGCGGCGGCATCTCCGCCGGCGGCCAGAACAACCGCTACAACAACATCCGGATCGATGGCGTCCCGACCAACGACCAGTTCGGCCTGAACGACTCCGGCCTGCCGGCCCTGAACCAGCCGATCTCGATCGACTGGATCCAGGAGTTCAACATCGGCATCTCCGACTACGACGTCACCCAGAAGGACTTCGTGGGCGCCAACATCAACGCCGTCACCAAGTCCGGCACCAACGAGTTCACCGGCGGCATCTACGGCGTCTATCGCGACAAGGACATGATCCGCAAGCGCGACGACCGCGGCGCGCAGTTCCGCGGGTTCTCCGACGAGTGGACCGCGGGCGCCTACGTTGGCGGACCGATCATCAAGGACACCCTGTTCTTCTTCCTGGGCTACGAGGAGTTCGAGCGCTCCTCGCCTGGCCCGACCACGGGTATCCAGGGGTCCGGCGCCACCAACATCGTGAACATCTCCGCCGCCGAGCTGGCGCAGATCCGCCAGATCGCCGCCGGCTACGGCCTGTCCGACATCGGCTCCGAGGTCGCCCCGGGTTCGGTGCCGAACACCGACGAGAAGATCTTCGCGCGCATCGACTGGAACATCAACGACGACCACCGCGCCGCGTTCCGCTACAACAAGACCGAAGGCAGCACGCTGCGCTTCAACACCGGAACCAACCAGATCCAGCTGGACAGCAACCGCTTCACCGACAACATCAGCTTCGAGAACTACGCGTTCCTGCTGTACAGCGACTGGAGCGATATCTTCAGCTCCGAGTTCAACATGTCGTACGCCGAGTACCGCTCGCTGCCGACCGTCAATTCCCTGTTCCCGCAGGTCACCGTGAACGTCCGTCCCGGCGCCTCCGTGGTGTTCGGTCGCGAGCGCTCGCGCCACGCCAACCAGCTCGAAGTCGACACCTGGACCGGCTACTGGGCGGGCGATGTGTTCCTGGGCGACCACACGGTGCGCTTCGGTCTGGACTACGAGCGCAACGACATCTACAACCTGTTCCTGCAGGACGTGTTCGGCAACTACACTTTCGCGAACATCGACCAGTTCGCGGCGGGCAACTGGCAGAACTACCGCATCCAGCAGCCGCGCAACGGCAACATCAACTCGGTGGCGGCCAGCTTCAAGGTCGAGAACCTGGGCTTCTTCCTGCAGGACACCTGGGCGGTCACGCCGAACCTCAACGTGCTGTACGGCTTCCGCGTCGATCGCTCGAAGTTCCCCGACGCGCCGGCCGAGAACGCCCTGTTCCGCCAGGTCTACGGAATCGACAACCGCAACACGCCTTCGGGCAACACCGTGCAGCCGCGGGCCGGCTTCAACTACACCTTCAACACCGAGCGCCAGACCCAGCTGCGCGGCGGCTTCGGCCTGTTCCAGGGTTCGCCTCCGGGCGTGTGGCTGTCGAACAGCTACTCCAACCCCGGCGTTCTCGTCGACGACTACACCCGCACCAATGGCTCCGGCGTTTCGTTCGATCCGAACAACCCGCTGCTGCCGGGTGGCGCCGCCGCGGCGGCACAGCTCGTCAATGCCCTGTCGGCCGATTTCCAGCAGCCGACCGTGTGGAAGATGAACCTGGCGTTCGAGCGCGAGCTGCCCTGGCTGGGCCTGGTCGGCGGCATCGAGGCGCTGTGGGTGAAGACGGAGGAAGCGGTCGCCTTCACGCAGCTCAACCTGGGCACCCCGACCGGTCGTCTGCCGGACGGCCGGATGAGCTACTGGCGTAACACCAATCCGGCGAACTTCACCGCCACCGGTTTCACCAACGCAACCGGTCAGCGCGCAAACCGCGATACCCGGTTCACCGACGCGATCCTGCTGGAGAACACCGGCAAGGGCGAGGCGACCAACTACACGCTGTCGCTCGAGAAGCCCTGGCAGGACAACTGGTACGCCAAGCTGGCCTACACCTACGGCGAGTCCAACGAGAACAGCCCGGGCACCTCCAGCGTGGCGTTCTCCAACTACTCCAACCGTGCGGTGTTCAACCAGAACGAGATCGAGGCGAACACCGCGAACTACGAGTTCCGCCACCGCTTCACCTCGGCGTTCAGCTATCGCTGGAACTTCTTCAGCAACGCCAACACGACGTTCTCGATGTTCCACGAGAGCCGCAGCGGCCGGCCGTTCAGCTACACCTTCATCGGCGACGCCAACGGCGACCAGGTCAACGGCAACGACCTGTTCTTCATCCCGAACCGCGGCGATGTGCAGCTGGTTGGTACCGATGCCGCCCAGGCCGCGTTCTGGAACTACATCGAGAACACCCGCGGCCTGCGCGAGAACCAGGGCAGCGTCGCCCGCCGCAACGCCAACCGCGCACCCTGGATGCACCAGATCGACCTGCGCATCAGCCAGGACATCCCGTTCTTCTGGGATACCAAGGGCCAGATCTACCTGGACATCCTCAACGTCAGCAACCTGATCAACAAGGACTGGGGTCACATCGACGAGGTGGCGTTCCCGTACAACCTCGGCGTAGCCCGCTTCCGCGGCGTCAACGACCAGGGCCAGTACGTGTACGACGTCTCCAACTTCGCCACCGGCCAGCCGTCGCTGATCCGCAAGGACGTCTCCGGCGAGTCGCGCTGGGCCGCCCAGATCGGCTTCCGGTTCGAGTTCTGA